Proteins co-encoded in one Phycisphaeraceae bacterium genomic window:
- the metH gene encoding methionine synthase: MTSSFLQALRSRVLVLDGAMGTQIHDRDLDLERDYLHCENCTDVICLSRPDVIQSIHEGYLEAGADAVETNTFGGARHVLSEFGLQDRTFELSKQGAEIARAACAQHSTPDRPRFVLGSIGPGTKLISLGQITWDDMLASYREQVRGLIAGGADALLIETAQDLLQAKCVVNACLAELDAAKRCPIDDLPILVSVTIETMGTMLVGSTIEAAMIALRQYPITSIGLNCATGPVEMAEHVAYLCRHWPGFVSVLPNAGLPTLVDGKTVYPLSPEPFAQAMKRFIDDEGVSIVGGCCGTTPAHIRALADLIDSRPQPKRTVTIPPPAASSLYSAVEFRQDQSFLIVGERCNASGSKKFRDLLEAEDWEGMVSMAKQQMREGSHVLDVNVDYAGRDNAADMSELISRLARAVDAPIMLDSTQTRTLEAGLQRTGGKCIINSANFEDGIEKFDYVCSLAKRYGAALVIGTIDEDKEAAMARTADRKLAIATRAIERAAAVHNLGVEDIFIDPLVLPISTGMDADRRSALELVEGVRRIAAAFPSVQITAGVSNVSFGLRPPARVVLNSVFLHTLVEAGLTSAIVHASKILPLNRIEDEHKQAALDLIYDRRHESRGGTGLPAGIDDIDFDPLQRLIALFKDATTADSHRKSSRTLTLEERLRAHIIDGERDGLHAALEEALAVYSPLDIINDHLLDGMKTVGELFGSGQMQLPFVLQSAEVMKTAVAHLEPLMDRVEGQTRGSIVLATVKGDVHDIGKNLVDIILSNNGYTVHNLGIKQPISDILAAWRKTKADAIGLSGLLVKSVHVMEENIVELNTQDIKVPLILGGAALSRHYAEGHLRRQYHGQLLYGKDAFDGLRIMNLLMQGRATELDSEINARQSKRADAIQKAEESRAASEESVLSEVSTGESIATLAPRSAVARDVERPTAPFLGSRVITEIALDGIYPFINPIALFRGQWQFRKGSRTDEQYERELEDVVTPIYERLKAQCRDQRILQPSVVYGYYPCASDGDDLIVFAPDDPAREIERFTFPRQVTKRRLCISDFFMSIDECEAAGRRDVLGMSCVTMGSHISQVTRELFERNDYTEYLYLHGLGVEAAEGLAEFWHKRMRQELGIGNDDSPRIRDLFTQHYRGSRYSFGYPACPEMADQDKLFRLLEPERIGCHLTENWQIDPEQSTSAIIVYHPQAKYFNV; encoded by the coding sequence ATGACCAGTTCGTTTCTTCAGGCTCTCCGTTCCCGCGTGCTCGTCCTCGATGGAGCGATGGGCACCCAGATTCATGATCGCGACCTCGACCTCGAGCGCGACTATCTCCACTGCGAGAACTGCACCGATGTCATCTGCCTCTCCAGGCCCGATGTGATCCAGTCGATTCACGAGGGGTATCTTGAGGCCGGCGCCGATGCGGTCGAGACCAACACCTTTGGCGGTGCGCGCCATGTGCTCAGCGAGTTCGGGCTTCAGGATCGCACTTTCGAACTCAGCAAGCAAGGCGCCGAGATTGCCCGGGCTGCGTGCGCACAGCACTCGACACCCGATCGCCCGCGATTCGTGCTCGGTTCAATCGGGCCGGGCACCAAACTCATCAGCCTCGGACAAATCACCTGGGATGACATGCTCGCATCGTACCGCGAGCAGGTGCGAGGCCTGATCGCCGGCGGCGCCGACGCTCTGCTCATCGAAACAGCGCAGGACCTCCTCCAAGCCAAGTGCGTCGTCAATGCCTGCCTTGCTGAACTCGACGCTGCCAAGCGCTGCCCCATCGACGATCTGCCCATTCTCGTCAGCGTCACGATCGAGACTATGGGCACAATGCTCGTCGGCAGCACCATCGAAGCTGCAATGATCGCGCTGCGCCAATACCCGATTACTTCCATCGGCCTCAACTGCGCCACCGGTCCGGTCGAAATGGCTGAGCACGTCGCGTATCTCTGCCGCCACTGGCCAGGATTCGTCAGCGTGCTGCCCAATGCCGGACTCCCCACTCTCGTCGATGGCAAGACCGTGTATCCCCTCAGTCCCGAACCCTTCGCACAGGCGATGAAACGATTCATCGATGACGAAGGCGTCAGCATCGTCGGCGGCTGCTGCGGCACGACACCGGCGCACATCCGCGCCCTGGCCGATCTCATCGACTCACGCCCGCAGCCCAAGCGTACGGTCACCATTCCACCCCCCGCTGCCAGCTCGCTCTACAGCGCAGTCGAGTTTCGACAGGATCAGTCATTCCTCATCGTCGGCGAACGCTGCAACGCTTCGGGCAGCAAAAAGTTCCGCGACTTGCTCGAAGCCGAGGACTGGGAAGGCATGGTCTCGATGGCCAAGCAGCAGATGCGCGAAGGCTCGCATGTGCTCGATGTCAACGTCGACTACGCCGGGCGCGACAATGCTGCGGACATGTCCGAACTGATCTCACGCCTTGCCCGCGCGGTCGATGCGCCGATCATGCTCGACTCGACACAAACGCGCACACTCGAAGCCGGACTCCAACGCACCGGCGGCAAGTGCATCATCAACTCCGCCAACTTTGAAGACGGCATCGAGAAATTCGACTATGTCTGCTCGCTGGCAAAACGCTACGGCGCGGCCCTCGTCATCGGCACGATCGACGAAGACAAGGAAGCCGCCATGGCGCGCACCGCCGACCGCAAACTCGCGATCGCCACGCGCGCCATCGAACGCGCCGCTGCTGTTCACAACCTCGGCGTCGAAGACATCTTCATCGATCCCCTTGTCCTGCCGATCTCGACCGGCATGGATGCCGATCGCCGCAGTGCGCTCGAACTCGTCGAGGGTGTGCGCCGCATCGCTGCTGCGTTCCCAAGTGTGCAGATCACAGCCGGAGTATCAAACGTTTCGTTCGGCCTGCGCCCGCCCGCCCGCGTTGTGCTCAACTCCGTGTTCCTTCATACGCTTGTCGAAGCCGGCCTCACCAGCGCGATCGTCCACGCGAGCAAGATCCTGCCCCTCAATCGCATTGAAGATGAGCACAAGCAGGCAGCGCTCGACCTGATCTACGACCGAAGGCACGAAAGCCGAGGCGGAACAGGACTGCCCGCCGGCATCGATGACATCGACTTCGACCCGCTTCAGAGGCTCATCGCGCTCTTCAAGGATGCCACGACTGCTGACTCTCACCGCAAGAGTTCGCGCACCCTCACACTCGAAGAACGCCTCCGCGCACACATCATCGATGGCGAACGTGACGGACTGCATGCTGCGCTCGAAGAAGCCCTGGCCGTCTACTCACCGCTCGACATCATCAACGATCACCTGCTCGACGGCATGAAGACCGTCGGCGAACTCTTCGGCTCCGGCCAGATGCAACTCCCCTTCGTGCTCCAGTCTGCCGAGGTTATGAAGACCGCAGTCGCGCACCTTGAGCCCCTCATGGATCGCGTCGAAGGTCAGACACGCGGCTCAATCGTCCTGGCCACCGTCAAAGGCGACGTCCACGACATCGGCAAGAATCTTGTTGACATCATTCTCTCGAACAACGGCTACACGGTTCACAACCTCGGTATCAAGCAGCCAATTTCCGACATTCTCGCCGCATGGCGCAAGACAAAGGCCGATGCGATCGGTCTCTCCGGGCTGCTCGTCAAGAGCGTTCATGTCATGGAAGAAAACATCGTCGAACTCAACACGCAGGACATCAAGGTGCCGCTTATTCTCGGCGGCGCGGCCCTCTCGCGTCACTACGCCGAAGGCCACCTGCGCAGGCAGTACCACGGCCAGCTGCTCTATGGCAAGGACGCCTTCGATGGCCTGCGAATCATGAACCTTCTCATGCAGGGCCGAGCCACCGAACTCGATTCCGAAATCAACGCGCGCCAGTCAAAGCGCGCCGACGCCATTCAGAAGGCTGAGGAATCGCGTGCTGCAAGCGAGGAATCCGTACTCTCCGAGGTCAGCACCGGAGAATCCATCGCGACACTCGCCCCGCGCAGCGCCGTCGCGCGCGATGTCGAACGCCCGACGGCTCCATTCCTCGGCTCGCGCGTCATCACCGAAATTGCGCTCGACGGTATCTATCCATTCATCAACCCGATCGCGCTCTTCCGCGGGCAATGGCAGTTCCGAAAGGGATCACGCACCGACGAGCAGTACGAGCGCGAACTTGAAGACGTCGTCACCCCAATCTACGAGCGTCTCAAGGCTCAATGCCGCGACCAGCGCATCCTCCAGCCCTCAGTCGTCTATGGCTACTACCCCTGCGCCTCCGATGGCGACGACCTGATCGTCTTCGCGCCCGACGACCCTGCGCGTGAGATCGAGCGATTCACCTTCCCGCGGCAGGTCACCAAACGCCGTCTGTGCATCAGCGACTTCTTCATGTCGATCGACGAGTGCGAAGCAGCAGGCAGGCGCGATGTGCTCGGCATGTCTTGCGTCACAATGGGCTCGCACATCAGCCAGGTCACGCGCGAACTCTTCGAACGCAACGACTACACCGAGTATCTCTACCTCCATGGCCTGGGTGTCGAGGCGGCTGAAGGACTCGCCGAGTTCTGGCACAAACGCATGCGGCAGGAACTCGGCATCGGCAACGACGACAGCCCACGCATCCGCGACCTCTTCACACAGCACTACCGCGGCAGCCGCTACTCCTTCGGTTATCCGGCATGCCCAGAAATGGCCGACCAGGACAAACTCTTCCGCCTGCTCGAACCCGAGCGCATCGGTTGCCACCTGACCGAGAACTGGCAGATTGACCCCGAACAATCAACGAGCGCGATCATCGTTTACCACCCGCAAGCCAAGTACTTCAACGTATGA
- a CDS encoding pirin family protein has protein sequence MNATSPTLRPARSRGQTNFDWLQSWHSFSFGRYVDRNNMGFGPLRVINDDIVAPGAGFGLHPHDNMEILTWMLAGSLKHADSTGNSGVIVPGDAQLMSAGRGIEHSEINASKSEPAHLLQIWIRPAQRDLDPAYQQKHFDSAGRNNKWQTIASPTGSDGSLVINQDATIRVTDLAAGASIVLIPAKSRRSYVHIATGQATTEDHTSLEAGDALTLEVALPITIRATTDTQILWFEFA, from the coding sequence ATGAACGCAACCTCCCCCACTCTTCGCCCCGCACGCTCCCGTGGCCAGACCAACTTCGACTGGCTTCAGAGTTGGCACTCTTTTTCGTTCGGCCGGTACGTCGACCGCAACAACATGGGCTTCGGCCCGCTTCGCGTCATCAACGACGACATCGTCGCACCAGGCGCCGGGTTTGGCCTCCATCCTCATGACAACATGGAAATCCTCACCTGGATGCTCGCCGGCAGTCTCAAACACGCTGACAGCACCGGAAACTCCGGCGTCATCGTCCCCGGCGACGCTCAACTCATGTCCGCAGGCCGAGGCATCGAGCACAGCGAAATCAACGCGTCCAAATCCGAACCCGCCCACTTGCTGCAAATCTGGATCCGACCCGCGCAGCGTGACCTCGATCCTGCTTATCAGCAAAAACACTTCGACAGCGCTGGCCGCAACAATAAGTGGCAGACCATCGCCTCCCCGACCGGATCCGATGGGTCACTGGTCATCAATCAGGATGCCACAATCCGCGTGACGGATCTCGCAGCCGGTGCCTCGATTGTCCTGATTCCCGCCAAATCCCGCCGGTCGTACGTCCATATCGCGACCGGTCAAGCCACCACCGAGGATCACACCTCCCTAGAAGCGGGGGATGCCTTGACATTGGAGGTCGCGCTCCCGATCACAATCCGGGCGACGACCGACACCCAGATCCTGTGGTTCGAGTTCGCCTGA
- a CDS encoding prepilin-type N-terminal cleavage/methylation domain-containing protein, with the protein MRRVRFKSSGFTLLEMLVVVAIVALVAVGIAGIFGMVGDTITRGKRVSDLNRTAAQIERVMREDFNRMTREGFLVIRNEYANRGQNIGLFDPRRFEAEPVARPRRIDEIMFFAVSDGPDFVTARRALHPDMIARSSTAQIYYGHGKKMIRPVQTVADRNNPYYRPMISEHNYYPNADFGVTAVGAGVRNPNEFASDWALIRRVTLLTSPGASETSVAEELAAAPFSIPREQLIDNQKQLALQPALQSIFRGVADQRPAGPGNAWGTPQTFRREPRSLNPIGRASSGVVDIASTSLNEIRATVNHMDRMPNQFGGWTSSQVFSQVFNPRALTDRALMQAWMLEALPGDPSWFNPNRMRIRVRYETEPPLASIEDARLTGNVQQKEFERSYREADQEMLTSAVFVPRCTEFIVEWSYGLVDQVPNSPTYKQLIWYGLPRYEDVNGNGTFNQGTDVVIAQPFDGVPARDVLPRFTGESPGSYGNNLYPTRALINAGLPVPAIVPGAQTEVSLFGYFDPGPGRLPNTGGDPQDSSWGADALQDPSEVRPWLWPALIRVTMTLADRTDPTIEASYQVVFEVPNGGLKNR; encoded by the coding sequence ATGAGGCGAGTTCGCTTCAAGTCATCCGGGTTTACGCTGCTGGAGATGCTGGTCGTTGTGGCGATCGTGGCGCTGGTGGCAGTGGGCATCGCCGGGATTTTCGGGATGGTGGGCGACACAATCACGCGCGGGAAGCGTGTGAGCGATCTGAACCGGACGGCCGCGCAGATCGAACGAGTGATGCGCGAAGACTTCAACCGCATGACGCGGGAGGGGTTCCTGGTCATTCGCAATGAGTACGCGAATCGGGGGCAGAATATTGGCCTGTTTGATCCGCGGCGGTTTGAAGCCGAGCCGGTGGCCCGGCCTCGACGCATCGACGAGATCATGTTCTTTGCGGTGTCGGATGGTCCTGATTTTGTGACGGCGCGGCGAGCGCTGCATCCGGACATGATCGCGCGGTCTTCGACGGCACAGATATATTACGGGCATGGAAAGAAGATGATTCGGCCGGTGCAGACTGTTGCGGACCGCAACAATCCGTATTACCGCCCGATGATCTCGGAGCACAACTACTACCCGAACGCGGATTTCGGTGTAACAGCGGTAGGCGCTGGGGTCAGAAATCCGAACGAGTTTGCTTCGGATTGGGCATTGATTCGTCGCGTGACGCTTCTGACTTCGCCTGGCGCGAGTGAGACGAGTGTGGCCGAAGAACTGGCAGCGGCACCATTCTCAATACCGCGCGAACAGTTGATCGACAATCAGAAGCAGTTGGCGTTGCAGCCTGCGCTGCAGAGCATCTTTCGCGGGGTTGCGGATCAGAGGCCTGCAGGTCCGGGCAATGCCTGGGGTACGCCACAGACGTTTCGACGTGAGCCGCGGTCGTTGAATCCGATCGGACGTGCATCGTCGGGCGTGGTGGACATTGCTTCGACGAGCCTGAATGAAATCAGAGCGACGGTCAACCACATGGATCGCATGCCCAACCAGTTCGGCGGTTGGACTTCGAGTCAGGTTTTCAGTCAGGTCTTCAATCCGCGTGCACTGACAGATCGTGCATTGATGCAGGCGTGGATGCTTGAGGCGTTGCCGGGCGATCCGTCGTGGTTCAATCCAAATCGCATGCGAATTCGGGTTCGATATGAAACCGAGCCGCCACTGGCGTCGATCGAGGATGCACGGTTGACGGGCAATGTGCAGCAGAAAGAGTTCGAGCGTTCGTACCGCGAAGCGGATCAGGAGATGCTGACGAGTGCGGTGTTTGTACCGAGATGCACGGAGTTCATCGTGGAGTGGTCGTACGGGCTGGTGGATCAGGTGCCCAACTCGCCGACGTACAAGCAGTTGATCTGGTACGGCCTGCCTCGGTATGAAGATGTGAACGGGAATGGGACGTTCAATCAGGGGACGGATGTTGTGATTGCGCAGCCCTTCGACGGTGTGCCGGCGCGCGATGTGCTCCCTCGGTTCACGGGCGAGAGTCCGGGTTCGTATGGGAATAACTTGTATCCGACGCGGGCGTTGATCAATGCGGGGCTGCCTGTACCGGCGATTGTGCCGGGTGCGCAGACCGAGGTCTCGCTGTTCGGGTATTTCGATCCGGGGCCTGGGCGACTGCCGAACACGGGGGGCGATCCTCAGGATTCTTCGTGGGGTGCGGATGCGTTGCAGGATCCTTCGGAGGTTCGGCCCTGGCTTTGGCCAGCGCTGATTCGCGTGACGATGACGCTGGCGGATCGAACGGATCCGACGATCGAGGCGTCGTATCAGGTGGTGTTCGAAGTTCCCAATGGCGGGCTGAAGAATCGGTGA
- the rpmE gene encoding 50S ribosomal protein L31: MKSEGHPTYYPSCKVYYNGEVVMTVGATVPEMHVDVWSGSHPFFTGKQAFVDAAGRVEKFQKKFAGDYFKKGKK; the protein is encoded by the coding sequence ATGAAGAGCGAAGGCCACCCCACGTACTACCCGTCCTGCAAAGTCTACTACAACGGCGAAGTCGTCATGACCGTCGGAGCCACCGTGCCCGAGATGCATGTTGACGTCTGGTCCGGTTCGCACCCGTTTTTCACGGGTAAGCAGGCGTTCGTCGACGCTGCCGGCCGCGTCGAGAAGTTCCAGAAGAAGTTCGCTGGCGACTACTTCAAAAAGGGCAAGAAGTAA
- a CDS encoding NUDIX hydrolase codes for MTPTGPIEPWIPGPRTTLATTRIFTLESQQWTCPTEPDRSGNFAVINSPDWVNVLAITPDENMVLVEQFRFGVAGLSLEIPGGIVDPGEEPATTAVRELAEETGYVGDPPIPLGAISGNAAILNNRVHTYLVRNARLDRPQNLDENEQIRVVLAPLSDAPRLLRSGTIHHSIVVAAFALYNAWTREQE; via the coding sequence ATGACGCCCACCGGCCCAATCGAGCCCTGGATCCCCGGACCGCGCACCACCCTCGCGACCACACGCATCTTCACCCTCGAATCCCAACAGTGGACGTGCCCGACAGAACCCGATCGCTCTGGGAATTTTGCTGTCATCAACTCGCCCGACTGGGTCAATGTCCTCGCCATCACACCCGATGAAAACATGGTCCTTGTCGAACAGTTCCGATTCGGGGTGGCTGGTCTTTCACTCGAAATCCCCGGCGGCATCGTTGATCCCGGCGAGGAACCCGCAACCACCGCTGTGCGCGAACTGGCGGAGGAAACCGGATACGTCGGCGACCCACCCATCCCGCTCGGTGCCATCTCGGGCAATGCTGCGATTCTCAACAACCGCGTCCATACCTATTTAGTGCGCAACGCTCGCCTCGATCGGCCTCAGAATCTCGATGAAAACGAACAGATCAGAGTCGTCCTCGCACCGCTCAGCGACGCTCCCAGACTCCTCCGCTCAGGCACCATCCATCACTCGATCGTCGTCGCAGCCTTCGCCCTCTACAACGCATGGACCCGCGAGCAAGAGTGA
- a CDS encoding PD40 domain-containing protein produces MRNVWFWSVLAGLAASAAAMIQDKPDAGMFRYPDISAKHIAFSYSGDIWVVDRMGGEARKLVGPRGDEVLARFSPDGSRIAFVGNYEGNSDLYTIPVEGGIAERVTYHPGTEILCEWTEQDELLFYMSGLSGLGRMTQLFTVSASGGHLTEMPIPYGAVGSISPDGAWLAYTPHTTDNRTWKRYRGGMATDIWLYNLNDNTARQITDWEGTDTSPMWHGGRLYYLSDDGPTHRLNIWVFDPASGRREAVTALTEYDIKAPSIGPGERGEGEIIFQFGPELRVLRLDNRTIRTVDVRISGDFAKVRPVDVDPSNLITSWSVSPTAKRVAVSARGDVWTLPAEKGAPRNLTRTDGAFERNPTWSPDGRWIAYFSDETGEYELYITQSDGAGETKKLTDFAGDSKPTFFYGMSWSPDSKKIAFTDKAANVWMLTLAHDDEEGNAAAASVSHVTRDMWANQPSISWSHDSRWLTYAIRQTDEMTGSVYVYDTTTNEEHRVTSGYFNDSAPVFDRKGTYLFYSSNRTFSPTYADMDTTFIYSGTEVMLAVPLKADGKYPWLPTSDEETWKDEAKKKEEKKDDAKDQADDGEGADEADDSAPEGESKAEPSWKDDGVTGLWEGTAKGGAPLPPSGLPVSFELQLRDGSNVTGSMSSAMGSTTISSGTWDAGSKSLTLTLTMNNETITWNLTVSGNSMSGTISGVMGTFTFEANRSRIGPTEGAAEADKAKDDKAEKEGVEIDFEGFESRAFRLPIASGRFGARAVNDQNQLIYARFSTGGSGGSSGIMLFDMTSDDKSEKTVSAGAGGFDMSADGKNLLVVRGSSATIQKASAGSSGKAVSTSGMRARIDPRTEWSQILRDAWRRHRDFFYVENMHGVDWPAVLTRYENMLKYASSRTDVSFIIGEMIAELNVGHAYYWGGDIETAPSVSVGLLGVDFELAQDEAGNAGYRIAKIHEGGPWDDDARGPLSLPGVDAHEGDFLLAVNGIAMDVEQSPYALFQGIAGRATQLTLSKNAVLGDDDDRRILVEPIGSEQGLRTRAWVEAKRRYVDEKTGGRVGYIYVPNTGVEGQNELIRGFYGQLNKSALIIDERWNGGGQIPTRFIELLKRPRTNYWARRDGQDWPWPPDSHQGPKVMLINGLAGSGGDMFPALFKEAGLGKLIGTRTWGGLVGITGMPGLVDGGYTAVPTFGYYRPDGSWGIEGHGVDADIEVIDDPSMMVDGGDPQLDAAITHILEELERRPYVRPARPASPDRSGFGISDTDR; encoded by the coding sequence ATGAGAAATGTCTGGTTCTGGAGTGTGTTGGCGGGTCTTGCAGCAAGCGCAGCAGCGATGATTCAGGACAAGCCCGATGCGGGGATGTTCCGGTACCCAGATATCAGCGCCAAGCACATCGCGTTTTCGTACAGCGGGGATATATGGGTTGTTGATCGCATGGGTGGCGAGGCTCGCAAACTGGTGGGGCCTCGGGGTGATGAAGTGCTCGCGCGGTTCAGCCCGGATGGTTCACGCATTGCGTTTGTCGGCAACTACGAGGGCAACTCCGACTTGTACACGATTCCGGTCGAAGGCGGGATCGCGGAGCGTGTGACGTATCACCCGGGGACGGAGATCCTGTGCGAGTGGACGGAGCAGGATGAGTTGCTGTTCTATATGAGCGGGCTTTCGGGGCTCGGGCGCATGACGCAGTTGTTTACCGTCAGTGCTTCGGGCGGGCATCTGACTGAGATGCCAATTCCGTACGGGGCGGTGGGTTCGATCAGCCCTGACGGTGCGTGGTTGGCGTACACGCCGCATACGACGGACAACCGGACGTGGAAGCGCTATCGGGGCGGCATGGCGACAGACATCTGGCTGTACAACCTGAACGACAACACCGCTCGACAGATCACGGACTGGGAGGGAACGGACACCAGCCCGATGTGGCACGGGGGGCGGCTGTATTACCTGTCAGATGATGGTCCGACGCATCGGCTCAATATCTGGGTGTTCGACCCGGCGAGTGGCCGCCGCGAAGCAGTGACGGCGCTGACCGAGTATGACATCAAGGCACCGTCGATCGGGCCTGGCGAGCGTGGCGAGGGTGAGATCATTTTTCAGTTTGGGCCTGAACTGCGCGTACTGAGGCTGGACAATCGGACGATCCGAACTGTGGACGTTCGGATTTCGGGCGATTTTGCCAAGGTGCGTCCGGTCGATGTTGACCCGTCGAATCTCATCACGAGCTGGAGCGTTTCTCCGACGGCCAAGCGTGTTGCGGTGAGTGCGCGCGGGGATGTGTGGACGCTGCCGGCGGAGAAAGGTGCGCCGCGCAACCTGACGCGCACTGACGGCGCTTTCGAGCGCAATCCGACATGGAGCCCGGATGGGCGCTGGATCGCGTATTTCTCGGATGAGACGGGCGAGTACGAGTTGTACATCACGCAATCGGACGGTGCGGGCGAAACGAAGAAACTGACGGACTTTGCGGGCGACAGCAAGCCCACGTTCTTTTACGGCATGTCATGGTCGCCGGATTCGAAGAAGATTGCCTTCACGGACAAGGCGGCGAATGTGTGGATGCTGACGCTGGCGCACGATGACGAGGAAGGTAATGCGGCAGCTGCCAGTGTGTCACATGTCACGCGCGACATGTGGGCCAATCAGCCTTCGATCAGTTGGTCGCATGACAGCCGATGGCTGACATATGCGATTCGGCAGACCGACGAGATGACCGGCTCGGTGTACGTTTATGACACGACGACGAATGAAGAGCACAGAGTGACGAGCGGGTACTTCAACGATTCAGCTCCGGTGTTCGACCGCAAGGGAACGTACTTGTTTTATTCGTCGAATCGCACGTTCAGTCCGACCTATGCGGATATGGATACGACGTTCATTTATTCGGGTACGGAGGTGATGCTGGCGGTGCCGCTCAAGGCGGACGGGAAGTATCCGTGGCTCCCGACGAGCGATGAAGAGACGTGGAAGGATGAAGCCAAGAAGAAGGAAGAGAAGAAGGACGACGCGAAGGACCAGGCCGATGACGGCGAAGGCGCCGATGAAGCCGACGATTCAGCACCAGAGGGCGAGTCGAAAGCAGAGCCTTCATGGAAGGACGATGGCGTGACCGGATTATGGGAGGGCACCGCCAAGGGCGGCGCGCCGCTGCCACCATCTGGCTTGCCGGTCAGTTTTGAGCTGCAGTTGCGCGATGGCAGTAACGTCACAGGATCGATGAGTTCTGCGATGGGTTCAACAACGATTTCGAGCGGCACATGGGACGCGGGTTCGAAGTCGCTGACGCTGACACTGACAATGAACAACGAGACCATCACCTGGAACCTGACGGTCTCGGGCAATTCGATGAGCGGAACGATCAGCGGGGTGATGGGGACTTTCACGTTCGAGGCCAACCGCTCGCGGATCGGTCCGACCGAAGGCGCAGCGGAAGCGGACAAGGCGAAAGATGACAAGGCCGAGAAGGAAGGTGTCGAGATCGACTTTGAGGGCTTCGAGTCGCGTGCGTTCAGGCTTCCGATTGCGTCGGGTCGCTTTGGCGCTCGTGCGGTCAACGACCAGAATCAGTTGATCTACGCGCGGTTCTCGACCGGTGGTTCAGGAGGTTCGAGCGGAATCATGCTCTTTGACATGACCTCGGACGACAAATCGGAGAAGACGGTGTCGGCGGGCGCGGGTGGGTTTGACATGTCGGCTGACGGGAAGAATCTGCTTGTCGTGCGCGGCAGCAGCGCGACGATCCAGAAGGCGAGCGCGGGCAGCAGCGGGAAAGCTGTTTCGACAAGTGGCATGCGAGCGCGTATCGACCCGAGGACGGAATGGTCGCAGATCCTGCGCGACGCGTGGCGGCGGCACCGCGACTTTTTCTATGTGGAGAACATGCACGGCGTAGATTGGCCGGCGGTGTTGACGCGCTATGAGAACATGCTCAAGTACGCGTCGAGCCGCACGGATGTGAGTTTCATCATCGGCGAGATGATCGCGGAACTGAATGTCGGGCACGCGTACTACTGGGGCGGTGACATCGAGACGGCGCCGAGTGTTTCGGTTGGTTTGCTCGGGGTCGATTTCGAGCTTGCGCAGGATGAAGCCGGGAATGCCGGCTATCGCATTGCGAAGATACACGAAGGCGGGCCATGGGATGATGACGCGCGTGGGCCTCTGAGCCTGCCGGGTGTCGATGCGCACGAGGGCGACTTCCTGCTGGCGGTGAATGGCATTGCGATGGATGTTGAGCAAAGCCCGTATGCGTTGTTCCAGGGCATTGCGGGGCGTGCGACGCAACTGACACTGAGCAAGAACGCGGTGCTCGGCGATGATGACGATCGTCGGATTCTGGTCGAGCCGATCGGTTCGGAGCAGGGGCTTCGGACGCGCGCATGGGTTGAAGCCAAGCGTCGTTATGTCGATGAGAAGACTGGTGGCCGTGTCGGATACATCTATGTGCCCAACACGGGTGTAGAAGGGCAGAATGAACTCATCCGCGGGTTCTATGGCCAGTTGAACAAGTCGGCACTGATCATCGACGAGCGGTGGAACGGCGGCGGGCAGATTCCGACGCGATTCATCGAACTGCTCAAGAGGCCTCGGACGAATTACTGGGCTCGGCGCGATGGGCAGGATTGGCCCTGGCCGCCAGACAGCCATCAGGGGCCGAAGGTCATGCTCATCAATGGTCTTGCCGGTTCGGGCGGCGATATGTTCCCCGCGTTGTTCAAGGAAGCGGGGCTTGGCAAACTCATCGGCACGCGAACATGGGGCGGACTCGTCGGCATCACGGGCATGCCCGGGCTTGTCGATGGTGGCTACACCGCGGTTCCGACGTTCGGCTACTACCGTCCGGATGGATCGTGGGGGATCGAAGGTCATGGTGTCGATGCCGATATCGAAGTGATCGACGATCCGTCAATGATGGTCGATGGCGGGGATCCGCAACTCGATGCTGCCATCACGCACATTCTCGAAGAGCTCGAGCGCAGGCCCTATGTCAGGCCAGCACGCCCGGCAAGTCCCGATCGCAGCGGCTTCGGCATCAGCGACACTGATCGGTAA